One Candidatus Bathyarchaeota archaeon genomic region harbors:
- a CDS encoding threonine synthase, translated as MNHWLRCVECGGEHPGASLIYRCGRCGGLLEVAYDYEELGDRLDHEGIRRRSLSVWRYRELLPVNDDACIVSLGEGGTRLHRCRRLGEMLGVRDLWVKMEGDNPTCSFKDRGMTVGVSKALEHRVKAVACASTGNTSASLAAYAAKAGLRGIVLVPSGRVARGKLAQAVAHGAEIFQVEGNFDEALRLVMDISERSREIYLLNSINPYRIEGQKTLAFEARDQLGRLPDLVALPVGNAGNISALWKGFQELKTLGLEDGAPRLVGIQAEGASPIAEAFKQGLDKIRPWGRPETIATAIRIGAPVSWRKALNAVRESGGLMETVSDREILEAQRLLARLEGLFVEPASAAPIAGIRKLLRDGVVQGDMEILCIATGHGLKDPEIVLRNARFRRVKGDAAEILKLLRAQRLRVKSYPG; from the coding sequence TTGAATCACTGGCTTCGATGTGTAGAGTGTGGAGGGGAGCATCCCGGGGCCAGCCTCATCTATCGCTGCGGGAGATGCGGGGGGCTCCTAGAGGTTGCATACGACTATGAGGAGCTGGGGGACAGGCTCGACCATGAGGGGATCAGGCGCAGAAGCTTATCGGTGTGGCGTTACAGGGAGCTCCTGCCCGTGAATGACGATGCATGCATAGTCTCCCTCGGAGAGGGAGGGACCCGCCTACACCGTTGCAGGCGTCTAGGGGAGATGCTAGGCGTCAGGGATCTATGGGTTAAGATGGAGGGAGATAACCCTACATGCTCATTCAAGGATCGAGGGATGACCGTGGGCGTCTCCAAGGCCCTGGAGCACAGGGTGAAGGCCGTGGCATGCGCCTCCACAGGGAACACCTCTGCATCCCTAGCCGCCTACGCCGCTAAGGCGGGTTTGAGGGGGATAGTCCTAGTCCCCTCGGGAAGGGTTGCCAGGGGGAAGCTGGCCCAGGCGGTAGCCCATGGAGCCGAGATATTCCAGGTGGAGGGAAACTTCGACGAGGCTTTAAGGCTGGTGATGGATATATCCGAGAGGTCCCGTGAGATATACCTCCTGAACTCCATAAACCCCTACAGGATCGAGGGGCAGAAGACCCTGGCCTTCGAGGCGAGGGATCAGCTGGGGAGGCTTCCAGACCTGGTTGCCCTGCCCGTAGGGAACGCCGGGAACATAAGCGCCCTATGGAAGGGCTTCCAGGAGCTCAAGACCCTAGGCTTGGAGGATGGGGCTCCGAGGCTGGTCGGGATCCAGGCGGAGGGGGCTTCACCCATAGCCGAGGCCTTCAAGCAAGGCCTGGATAAGATCAGGCCGTGGGGGAGGCCTGAAACCATCGCCACAGCCATAAGGATCGGAGCCCCCGTGAGCTGGAGAAAGGCCTTAAACGCCGTCAGGGAGTCCGGGGGCCTGATGGAGACCGTGAGCGACAGGGAGATACTGGAGGCTCAACGCCTCTTAGCCAGGCTTGAAGGGTTGTTCGTGGAGCCCGCCAGCGCCGCTCCCATAGCCGGGATACGCAAACTGTTAAGGGATGGCGTAGTCCAGGGGGATATGGAGATCCTATGTATAGCCACGGGCCACGGCCTCAAGGACCCGGAGATAGTCCTGAGAAACGCCAGGTTCAGGAGGGTTAAAGGGGACGCCGCTGAGATCCTCAAGCTCCTTAGGGCTCAGCGTCTCCGGGTTAAATCTTATCCAGGTTAA
- a CDS encoding homoserine kinase — translation MNPRSRGVRVEAPCSTANLGPGFDVLGLALDAYRDLVEVSLERGHGVSTIVKGPYAKDLSEPPEGNAVTIVAEKVLRESGFEGGVRIELTKNIPVGKGLGSSGASSAACALALNILLDLGWNYAKLIQLAMEGEYAASGARHADNVSASLLGGLTLIGSYNPLEVVKLVPSEDLRFVVAFPWEAPSRRKTEASRAAAPRSITLRDHVSDLGCLALLVTGIIHSDLELIGKAMGKGVVEKARIPLIPGYHKVREAAYKAGAYGVSISGAGPALVALTGEEATGVAEAVRKAYREQGFTPEVRVARPAHGARILPGEGDEP, via the coding sequence ATGAATCCCCGTTCGCGGGGGGTTAGGGTTGAGGCCCCGTGCTCCACGGCCAATTTGGGGCCGGGGTTCGACGTGTTAGGCTTGGCCTTAGACGCCTACAGAGATCTCGTGGAGGTCTCCTTGGAGAGGGGCCATGGGGTATCCACGATAGTCAAGGGGCCGTACGCGAAGGATTTGTCTGAGCCCCCCGAGGGGAACGCTGTGACGATCGTGGCTGAGAAGGTCTTGAGGGAATCTGGATTCGAAGGAGGGGTCAGGATAGAGCTCACCAAGAACATCCCTGTGGGTAAGGGTTTAGGGAGTAGCGGAGCCAGCTCAGCCGCCTGTGCCCTCGCCTTAAACATCCTCCTAGACCTAGGATGGAATTATGCGAAGCTCATACAGTTGGCCATGGAGGGAGAGTACGCCGCCTCGGGGGCGAGGCACGCCGACAACGTATCCGCATCGCTCCTGGGAGGCCTGACCCTGATAGGATCCTACAATCCATTGGAGGTAGTTAAACTGGTCCCATCGGAGGATCTGAGGTTCGTGGTGGCTTTCCCATGGGAGGCCCCCTCCAGGAGGAAGACCGAAGCCTCAAGGGCTGCGGCCCCCAGAAGCATAACGTTAAGGGACCACGTTTCAGATCTAGGCTGCCTAGCCCTCCTGGTAACGGGTATAATCCATTCGGATCTCGAGCTCATAGGGAAGGCCATGGGTAAGGGCGTGGTTGAGAAGGCTAGGATACCCCTGATCCCGGGGTACCATAAGGTTAGGGAGGCCGCATATAAGGCTGGGGCCTACGGCGTATCCATAAGCGGCGCAGGCCCCGCCCTCGTAGCGTTGACCGGCGAGGAGGCTACTGGGGTGGCTGAAGCGGTGAGGAAGGCTTACAGGGAGCAGGGCTTCACCCCTGAAGTCAGGGTTGCCAGGCCGGCCCATGGAGCCAGGATACTCCCAGGGGAAGGTGATGAACCTTGA
- a CDS encoding mechanosensitive ion channel: protein MEALVVISILASTLGVSWIVKDYIASLLAGLIIRIVRQIRPGRRIKVFTTPPIKGDVIKVGLFRTSLIEVGDGERLPSIRTGRILQIFNMLLMSNPVLIYREDDYVDEVVAYVKYPCHDIGLLKELMRRSIVEEGMEPIEVGIYQRPDLLVVRGMYRSRLDSVTDLRSSILENFLGKVQRSMESPTRQIERERIQSSMEDHPQKQDPEQVTSHG, encoded by the coding sequence TTGGAGGCCTTAGTAGTTATAAGCATATTGGCTAGTACCCTGGGCGTTTCATGGATAGTTAAGGATTACATTGCCTCCCTCTTAGCGGGCTTGATCATCAGGATTGTTAGGCAGATAAGGCCCGGCCGGAGGATAAAAGTGTTTACCACCCCTCCGATTAAAGGAGACGTCATCAAGGTAGGCTTGTTCAGGACGAGCTTGATAGAGGTTGGGGATGGGGAGCGGCTTCCCAGCATCCGCACGGGAAGGATCCTACAGATATTTAATATGCTGCTCATGAGCAACCCCGTCCTAATCTATAGGGAGGACGACTACGTCGACGAGGTGGTGGCCTACGTGAAATATCCATGTCATGACATCGGCCTCCTGAAGGAGCTCATGAGGAGATCCATAGTGGAGGAGGGGATGGAGCCCATAGAGGTGGGGATATATCAGAGGCCGGATCTCCTGGTCGTACGGGGAATGTACAGGTCAAGGCTCGACTCGGTAACAGATCTGCGGAGCAGCATCCTGGAGAACTTCCTCGGGAAGGTGCAGAGATCCATGGAGTCGCCGACCCGTCAAATTGAACGGGAACGGATCCAATCCTCCATGGAGGACCACCCTCAAAAACAGGACCCGGAACAGGTTACATCTCATGGTTAA
- the cyaB gene encoding class IV adenylate cyclase gives MTKTLVELKAQIPDRESVRGLLVNNGGEYVGRYHQVDTYFKVPKGRLKVRELVGLDKAHLIFYEREDVRDPKESRVWKVNIQDPESMKELLSQIFPVCAVVDKNREIYMFDGVQVHLDRVEGLGEFLELEKEVSDEPGAILEGRRKLESLLERLDVNVKNLLSRSYCDMIMEGEAVK, from the coding sequence TTGACCAAGACGCTTGTGGAACTCAAGGCTCAGATACCTGATCGCGAATCTGTGCGGGGGCTCCTCGTAAACAACGGAGGCGAATACGTGGGTCGTTACCACCAAGTGGACACGTATTTCAAGGTTCCTAAGGGCCGCTTGAAGGTCCGGGAGTTGGTAGGCCTCGACAAGGCCCACCTGATATTCTATGAACGAGAAGACGTGAGAGATCCAAAGGAGAGCAGGGTGTGGAAGGTGAACATACAGGATCCTGAATCCATGAAGGAGCTTTTATCCCAGATATTCCCGGTGTGCGCAGTGGTGGACAAGAACCGGGAAATATACATGTTCGACGGGGTTCAGGTACACCTGGATAGGGTGGAGGGCTTAGGGGAGTTCCTGGAGCTCGAGAAGGAGGTTTCGGACGAGCCTGGGGCGATACTGGAGGGCCGAAGAAAGCTTGAGAGCCTACTGGAGAGGCTCGACGTAAACGTTAAAAACCTCCTGAGTAGATCCTACTGCGACATGATCATGGAGGGGGAAGCCGTTAAATAG
- a CDS encoding corrinoid protein produces the protein MGALGLTGVLDDIADALANLNSKDLRRLIQEALDEGIPPIRILEDGLRRGLEEVGRRFEAGEYFLSELLYGADLMSDSMGLLASRLNFEGSDGRGVIVLGTVRGDIHDIGKNIFKMFAEGCGFKVYDLGVDVDPERFIEAVSERSPDVLGLSALLTTVLPEVELVVKRLKEKGLRNKVKILLGGNAVTEEFGRRIGVDGVAVDAVQGVKFCREWMTDGGA, from the coding sequence ATGGGTGCTCTAGGTTTGACTGGGGTGCTGGACGACATCGCAGATGCGCTTGCAAACCTGAATTCTAAGGATCTTAGGCGGCTCATCCAGGAGGCCCTCGATGAGGGGATCCCGCCCATCAGGATATTGGAGGATGGTTTAAGGAGGGGGTTGGAGGAGGTGGGTAGGAGGTTCGAGGCGGGAGAATACTTCCTCTCCGAGCTCCTATACGGGGCTGACTTGATGTCGGATTCCATGGGTCTCCTAGCTTCAAGACTCAACTTTGAGGGCTCGGATGGGAGGGGCGTCATCGTCCTAGGCACCGTCAGAGGGGACATCCACGACATAGGCAAGAATATCTTCAAGATGTTCGCTGAGGGATGCGGCTTCAAAGTCTACGATCTAGGCGTCGACGTCGACCCTGAAAGGTTCATCGAAGCAGTTTCGGAGAGGAGCCCCGACGTGCTGGGCCTATCCGCCCTGCTGACCACGGTCCTACCCGAGGTGGAGCTGGTGGTTAAAAGGCTTAAGGAGAAAGGGCTGAGGAATAAAGTGAAGATACTCCTGGGTGGAAACGCTGTAACTGAGGAGTTCGGGAGGAGAATAGGAGTGGACGGGGTGGCGGTCGACGCAGTACAGGGCGTGAAATTCTGTAGGGAATGGATGACCGATGGGGGAGCCTGA
- a CDS encoding flippase-like domain-containing protein, translating to MRMDSRGMLLIQVLIGLAIVAAAVWYVGVQGLGSTLVTVNPAYIGLCLIAYLAMNLLFAFRLIRVLGSMGFRIGFWRMLLIQFGGMLASDFTPARSGYFIVPVLLNGEGLPVTVGLSSILGCQSVEFLVKMFGGAMAIAYLASTAQLSQSLFILSIVGVALMLLGSGLIAAAMWWRRAGGILGFIFRVPLLERLGAPLLGKISEFQREAAKVKSIIHEITLLTVASWIVKGFEWYFIGLALGIGEISWLGYFLIHPLVTALSFIPLTPSGLGFQEGGIVGVLYLLGVDLKVGLAFAILARTLLILEDLIGIYPISKIGVRAFKTISLRVER from the coding sequence TTGAGGATGGATTCGAGGGGGATGCTCCTTATCCAGGTGCTCATAGGATTAGCCATAGTCGCAGCCGCTGTATGGTATGTCGGAGTGCAGGGGTTGGGGTCCACGCTGGTCACGGTTAACCCGGCTTATATAGGTTTATGTCTGATCGCATACCTTGCCATGAACCTCCTCTTCGCCTTCAGGCTGATCCGCGTCCTGGGCTCCATGGGCTTCAGGATCGGCTTCTGGAGGATGCTCCTAATCCAGTTCGGCGGCATGTTGGCCAGCGATTTTACACCCGCCCGCTCCGGATACTTCATAGTCCCTGTGCTCCTGAACGGCGAGGGGCTGCCCGTAACCGTCGGCCTCTCATCGATACTCGGCTGTCAATCGGTCGAGTTCCTGGTTAAGATGTTCGGCGGCGCCATGGCGATAGCATACCTCGCATCCACGGCTCAACTATCTCAGAGCCTCTTCATCCTATCCATAGTAGGGGTGGCCCTGATGCTGCTTGGAAGCGGGTTAATAGCTGCAGCCATGTGGTGGAGGAGGGCCGGCGGGATCCTGGGATTCATATTTAGGGTCCCATTATTGGAGAGACTCGGCGCCCCGCTCCTAGGGAAGATCTCGGAGTTCCAGAGGGAGGCTGCGAAGGTGAAGAGCATAATCCATGAGATAACCCTGCTCACGGTAGCCTCCTGGATCGTTAAAGGCTTCGAATGGTACTTCATCGGCTTAGCGCTGGGCATAGGGGAGATATCCTGGCTGGGCTACTTCCTGATCCATCCACTGGTCACAGCCCTCTCCTTCATCCCCCTGACGCCCTCGGGGTTAGGGTTCCAGGAGGGTGGGATCGTGGGCGTCCTATACCTGTTAGGCGTCGACCTCAAGGTGGGACTCGCCTTCGCCATACTGGCCCGCACCCTCCTCATATTAGAGGATCTGATAGGGATATATCCAATATCTAAGATCGGGGTCAGGGCCTTCAAGACGATATCCCTCCGCGTTGAAAGGTAG
- a CDS encoding 2-isopropylmalate synthase, whose amino-acid sequence MAWRRFLSGWGDVSLPERVRFLDTTLRDGEQTPGVALLPEEKLEIARQLDALGVDMIEAGFPAASKGELEAVRAIAREDLKAEIVALARSDRGDIELAASCDVDCIHTFIATSEIHLKKKLKLSREEVLNRAVEGVELVKEHGLKCEFSAEDATRSDLDFLVQVYRAVTDAGADRIDIPDTVGVAIPRSMHNIVKCVRQAVHVPVAVHCHDDMGLAVANSLAGVEAGAEEIHATINGLGERAGNASLEEAALALYALYGVETGLNYGEMYRTSQLVSKLTGVRLPPNKAVVGDNAFAHESGIHAHGVLSSPETYEPLPPELVGHRRRIVAGKHAGRHGVEAILREMGLMLSPAQLDEVVSRVKELGDKGRKVTEMDLLYIVETVAGRIKPEKRRIKLKDLIVVTGDKTTPTATIRLVIDGVEYKNSDFGVGPIDAVMKAFQGIMSSVANFRLVDFKLDAITGGSDALANVAVKLADEAGRMASGKGVREDIVMAGVEAVIDAANRLLNIRSTFQDARRTI is encoded by the coding sequence GTGGCTTGGAGGAGATTCCTTAGTGGATGGGGTGATGTAAGCCTACCCGAGAGGGTTAGGTTCCTGGATACGACCCTGAGGGATGGGGAGCAGACGCCGGGCGTGGCTTTACTCCCCGAGGAGAAGCTGGAGATAGCGAGGCAGCTGGATGCCCTAGGCGTCGACATGATAGAGGCGGGTTTCCCAGCTGCTTCCAAGGGGGAGTTGGAGGCTGTGAGGGCTATAGCCCGGGAGGATTTGAAGGCTGAGATAGTGGCTTTAGCCCGATCGGATAGGGGGGATATAGAGCTCGCCGCCTCGTGTGACGTGGATTGCATCCACACGTTCATAGCTACGAGCGAGATACACTTGAAGAAGAAGCTCAAGTTGTCCAGGGAGGAAGTGTTGAACAGGGCTGTCGAGGGCGTGGAGCTGGTGAAGGAGCACGGGTTGAAATGCGAGTTCTCGGCTGAGGATGCCACCAGGAGCGACTTGGACTTCCTGGTTCAGGTTTATAGGGCGGTCACCGACGCCGGAGCGGATAGGATAGACATACCCGACACGGTGGGGGTGGCCATACCCCGCTCCATGCACAATATAGTTAAGTGCGTGAGGCAGGCCGTCCACGTGCCTGTGGCGGTCCACTGCCACGACGATATGGGGTTGGCTGTGGCCAACTCCCTCGCCGGGGTGGAGGCGGGAGCGGAGGAGATCCATGCGACCATCAATGGTTTAGGGGAGAGGGCGGGGAACGCCAGCCTCGAGGAGGCCGCCCTAGCCTTATATGCGCTATACGGGGTTGAGACCGGCCTGAACTACGGGGAGATGTATCGCACGAGCCAGCTGGTGTCCAAGCTTACGGGTGTCAGGTTGCCCCCCAACAAGGCGGTCGTGGGGGACAACGCGTTCGCCCATGAATCTGGGATACACGCCCATGGGGTCCTCTCCTCGCCTGAGACCTATGAGCCGCTCCCCCCGGAGCTTGTGGGTCATAGGAGGAGGATCGTCGCGGGCAAGCATGCGGGCCGCCATGGGGTGGAGGCCATACTTAGGGAGATGGGCTTGATGCTCTCCCCGGCGCAGCTGGATGAGGTCGTCTCCAGGGTTAAGGAGCTGGGGGATAAGGGTAGGAAGGTCACGGAGATGGACCTCCTCTACATAGTTGAGACCGTGGCGGGCAGGATAAAGCCGGAGAAGAGGAGGATAAAGCTTAAGGATCTGATAGTCGTCACGGGCGATAAGACGACGCCGACCGCCACCATCCGCCTAGTGATAGACGGGGTTGAGTATAAGAACTCGGATTTCGGGGTTGGACCCATAGACGCGGTGATGAAGGCTTTCCAGGGCATAATGAGCAGCGTGGCTAACTTCAGGCTGGTCGACTTCAAGCTTGACGCCATAACTGGGGGTAGCGACGCCCTGGCCAACGTGGCGGTGAAGCTTGCGGACGAGGCCGGCCGGATGGCCTCCGGCAAGGGCGTCAGGGAGGATATCGTGATGGCCGGGGTGGAGGCGGTTATAGATGCTGCGAATAGGCTTTTAAATATAAGGTCCACGTTTCAGGATGCTCGAAGAACCATCTAA
- a CDS encoding sulfonate ABC transporter, producing the protein MGKKVLCPECGAEFEAPDDVMLREVITCPDCGLEMEVKEIHECDVKVEKIVLEREDWGE; encoded by the coding sequence ATGGGTAAGAAGGTGCTGTGCCCTGAGTGTGGAGCCGAATTCGAGGCGCCGGACGACGTCATGTTGAGGGAAGTGATCACCTGCCCCGACTGCGGCCTCGAAATGGAGGTCAAGGAGATCCACGAATGCGACGTTAAGGTGGAGAAGATAGTCCTTGAAAGGGAGGACTGGGGTGAATAA
- the lysX gene encoding lysine biosynthesis protein LysX, protein MTASLGLIYDKIRPEERMLMESARRRGIPLKLYDAEHNYFRLTGDGEEDFEQVVLQRCMSYFRALHLTAFLEGRGVEVVNSFQAAVICGNKALTSITLAKAGIPIPRTMLAFTEEAALSALDELGYPAILKPVIGSWGRLIAPLKDPDSARAFIENREYMFPIYQVYYLQEMVEKPDRDIRCFVIGDRAVAAIYRYPAPGEWKTNVARGGRAEPCKVTGELEEAAVKAAETVGGGVFGVDLMESDRGLLVHEVNYTTEFKTTVNATGVDIPGLIIDYALSLAKE, encoded by the coding sequence CTGACGGCATCCCTCGGCCTAATATACGATAAGATAAGGCCTGAAGAGCGCATGCTGATGGAGTCGGCTAGGAGGAGGGGGATACCCCTAAAGCTTTACGACGCCGAACATAATTATTTCAGGCTTACAGGGGATGGAGAGGAGGACTTCGAACAGGTCGTTCTCCAGAGGTGCATGAGCTACTTCAGGGCCCTACACCTCACAGCCTTCCTCGAAGGGAGGGGAGTCGAGGTCGTGAACTCCTTCCAGGCAGCCGTGATCTGCGGCAACAAGGCCTTAACTTCGATAACGCTGGCCAAGGCGGGGATCCCAATCCCGAGGACCATGCTGGCCTTCACGGAGGAGGCCGCCCTCAGCGCCCTGGATGAACTGGGCTACCCGGCGATACTTAAGCCGGTGATAGGGAGCTGGGGAAGGCTCATAGCCCCATTAAAGGATCCGGACTCAGCCAGGGCATTCATCGAGAACAGGGAGTACATGTTCCCCATCTACCAAGTATACTACCTGCAGGAGATGGTTGAGAAGCCCGACAGGGATATTAGATGCTTCGTCATAGGCGACCGGGCGGTGGCAGCTATATACCGGTATCCCGCCCCCGGGGAATGGAAGACCAACGTGGCGAGGGGGGGAAGGGCGGAGCCGTGCAAGGTGACGGGGGAGCTCGAGGAGGCCGCGGTGAAAGCTGCGGAGACCGTTGGGGGAGGAGTGTTCGGAGTTGACCTCATGGAGAGCGATAGGGGACTACTAGTCCACGAGGTGAACTACACCACGGAGTTCAAGACCACGGTCAACGCCACCGGAGTGGACATCCCAGGCCTCATAATAGACTACGCGTTAAGCCTCGCCAAGGAATAG
- a CDS encoding N-acetyl-gamma-glutamyl-phosphate reductase: MTVKVGVIGATGYVGGELLRLLLGHPMVEVKKATSRAYAGKYLFKLHPNLRGRTDLKFTPPNLEAVASECDLVFTATPHGAAMEYMPSLLERDVRVIDMSADHRLRDPEAYPKWYGWTHKHPELLEKAVYGLPELHRTRIRSASLVACPGCMATTVILGLAPLVKEKVIDEGHIVADSKIGSSGAGANPTPASHHPERAGGVRPYKVVGHRHIAEMEQELSILAGSPVMIAFTPHAVGMVRGILSTIHTFTVEPLDTPRVWRIYRSSYGDEPFIRLVKDREGVHQLPNPMVITGSNYCDIGFELDSHASRLIVFSALDNLVKGAAGQGIQCMNIMYGFDEREGLEHPGLHPV; encoded by the coding sequence TTGACGGTTAAAGTAGGGGTTATAGGGGCTACGGGATACGTGGGAGGGGAGCTTCTGAGGCTCCTATTAGGCCATCCCATGGTTGAGGTGAAGAAGGCGACATCCAGGGCCTACGCTGGGAAATACCTGTTTAAGCTGCATCCGAACCTCAGGGGGAGGACCGATCTGAAGTTCACACCGCCCAACCTTGAGGCCGTCGCCTCTGAATGCGACCTGGTCTTCACGGCCACTCCCCATGGAGCCGCCATGGAGTATATGCCTTCCCTGCTGGAGCGGGATGTCAGGGTGATCGATATGAGCGCGGATCACAGGCTCAGGGATCCGGAAGCCTATCCGAAATGGTATGGATGGACCCATAAGCACCCCGAACTCCTGGAGAAGGCCGTCTACGGCCTACCAGAGCTGCATAGAACCCGTATAAGATCGGCTTCACTGGTGGCCTGTCCGGGATGCATGGCCACCACCGTCATACTAGGGCTCGCACCCCTAGTCAAGGAGAAGGTGATAGATGAAGGGCACATAGTAGCCGACTCCAAGATAGGGTCGTCGGGGGCGGGGGCCAACCCTACCCCCGCCTCCCACCATCCCGAGAGGGCTGGAGGGGTTAGACCATACAAGGTTGTAGGCCACCGCCACATCGCGGAGATGGAGCAGGAGCTCAGCATCCTCGCAGGATCCCCCGTAATGATCGCCTTCACCCCCCACGCCGTAGGGATGGTCAGAGGCATCCTGTCCACGATCCACACCTTCACGGTGGAGCCCCTGGATACCCCTAGGGTTTGGAGGATCTACCGCTCCTCCTACGGGGACGAGCCCTTCATAAGGCTGGTCAAGGACAGGGAGGGCGTGCATCAGCTCCCCAACCCCATGGTGATCACAGGCTCAAACTACTGCGATATAGGATTTGAACTGGACAGCCACGCCTCTAGGCTGATAGTCTTCTCCGCCCTGGACAACCTCGTCAAAGGCGCGGCCGGCCAGGGCATCCAATGCATGAACATAATGTACGGGTTCGATGAACGGGAGGGCCTCGAACACCCAGGGCTGCATCCAGTATAG
- a CDS encoding [LysW]-aminoadipate/[LysW]-glutamate kinase, giving the protein MRIVVKLGGSIFERAASKPFIEDVKTIYDQGHRLVLIHGGGRIVSEVSKRMGKEPRFVVSPKGFRSRYTDEEDIQIYSMVMAGKVNKSLVSAFLSGGLPAVGLSGLDGATVKARRKRELLIVDENGRRRIIDGDYSGKIEEVDPSLINLLLGEGYLPIVSPMALGEHYEPLNVDGDRLAAHVAGALKADALVIFTDVEGVILDGRTIGKLTYMEAEEVLPRIGHGMTTKVYAALEALDMGVKEVRISSGLRDKPLTEALTGDAGTLITHA; this is encoded by the coding sequence TTGAGGATTGTGGTGAAGCTTGGAGGATCTATATTTGAGAGGGCTGCCTCCAAGCCCTTCATAGAAGATGTGAAAACCATATATGACCAGGGTCATAGGCTGGTGCTGATCCACGGCGGGGGTAGGATCGTGAGCGAGGTCTCCAAGAGGATGGGTAAGGAGCCCCGCTTCGTCGTCTCCCCTAAAGGGTTTAGGAGCCGTTACACCGACGAGGAGGACATCCAGATATACTCCATGGTCATGGCGGGGAAGGTGAATAAATCATTGGTCTCAGCCTTCCTGAGCGGAGGCTTACCGGCTGTAGGGTTATCAGGCCTCGACGGCGCCACCGTTAAGGCCAGGCGTAAGAGGGAGCTCCTCATAGTCGACGAGAACGGGAGGAGGCGCATAATAGATGGCGACTACAGCGGCAAGATAGAAGAGGTGGATCCAAGCCTGATAAACCTGCTCCTCGGGGAAGGGTACCTGCCCATAGTCTCCCCCATGGCCTTAGGGGAGCATTACGAGCCCCTAAACGTGGATGGAGATAGGCTGGCCGCCCACGTGGCGGGCGCGTTGAAGGCGGACGCCCTCGTAATATTCACTGATGTGGAGGGCGTGATCCTGGATGGGAGAACCATTGGAAAGTTGACCTACATGGAAGCCGAGGAGGTGCTCCCCAGGATAGGGCATGGAATGACCACCAAGGTCTACGCTGCCCTGGAGGCATTGGACATGGGGGTTAAGGAGGTTAGGATCTCATCGGGTCTGAGGGATAAGCCCTTAACGGAGGCCCTGACGGGCGACGCTGGGACGCTGATCACTCATGCCTGA